CCAGGAGATGGGGGTCATCGTCTACGACGACGACGAGGGGAAGGTGACCGACATCGCCATCGGCCCGCCGCTCACCGGCTTCCTCGACAAGATCCGGCGCCACGAGGGGTGAACTGGCTAACGACGGGGGCTGGACCGCGTGCGAGCCGGAACCGCGAGCGACCGGACTCGACGGGCCCGGCGAGTCGATTCGCGGTCGGGCGCCCGACGCCGCAACCCCAAAGTCACTCTCGCCCGTCGGGTCAGTCATGGAGCAACCAACACGACCGGACGAGAGTCGGTCCCCGCTCGGAACGCTCGCCCTACTGGCGCTGACGTTCGCGCTCGGCTACGCCCTCGGTTCGCGGAGCGGCCGGGACTCCGGCGAGTGGCAGGACGTCCCGAGCGAGCCCACCGAGATCACCATCGACGGCGACGAGGACGGCGCCGAAGAGTAGGGCGAGCGTCCCCTTTCTCGCGCGCTCCGGACCCACTTCGAGAGCCGTCAGAACCCGGTCGCGTTGCCGTCCTTCCGGGGCTCGGTCGCGCCCGAGATGACCGGGTCGTCGCCGTCCAGTCCCTCGACCCGGGTCACCTGGGCGCCGCCGAACATCACCGGCGGGAGCACCCGGACGTCGTGGCCCTTCCGAGCGAGCTTCGACTGGACCGCGCCGTCGAGGCGGCCCTCGACCGCGAGCTCGCCCGACTCGCGGTAGCGCCACCGCGGCCGGTCGAGCGCGGCCTGGAGCGGCAGGTCGTAGTCGACGATGTTCGAGACGACCTGGACGTGGCCCTGGGGCTGCATGTACCCGCCCATCACGCCGAACGCGGCCCAGTCGCCCTCGTCGAACCGCGCGAGCCCGGGGATCAGGGTGTGGAACGGCCGCTTGCCCGGTTCGAGGCTGTTGGGGTGGTCGGGGTCGAGCGAGAAGGAAGCGCCGCGGTTCTGGAGCGCGATGCCGGTGTCGCCCGCGACCAGGCCCGACCCGAAGCCCGCGAACCGCGAGTTGATGAACGAGACCAGATTGCCCTCGGCGTCGGCCACGGTCAGGAGCACGGTGTCGGCGTCCTCGGCGTGCGAGTCGGGCACGCCGAACGAGACGTCGGTGTCGGCGGTCTCGCCGATGTCTGCGGCGCGCTCGCTCGCCCAGTCCTTCGAGCCGAGCGGCGGGATATCCTCGTACTCGGGGTCGGTGATGTAGCGGTGCCCGTCGTGGAACGCCCGCTTCATCGCCTCGGCGAAGTAGTGGATGCGCTCGGGCGAGTCGAGCGGGCGGTCGCCCGCGCCGACCTCCTCGGCGACGTTGAGCGCCTCAAGCGCGATGAGCCCCTGGTTGTTCGGCGGGAGTTCGTAGATCTCCGCGCCGTTGTAGGTGGTCGAGACCGGGTCGAGGAACTCGGGCTCGAAGTCGGCGAGGTCATCGACCGTCATGAACCCGCCCTTGTCCCGTATTTCGCCGGCGATCTGCTCGGCGATCTCGCCCTCGTACACCGCGTCTGCGCCCTCCTCGGCGATCTTCCGCATCGACTCGCCGAGTCGGGGCAGGCGCATCATCTCGCCCACCTTCGGG
This region of Halorussus rarus genomic DNA includes:
- a CDS encoding gamma-glutamyltransferase family protein, translated to MTDPDPDRFDSRRSTVYAPNGLVATSQPLAAEAGVRLLREGGNAFDAAVATAAALNVVEPTSTGLGGDVFALYRTADGEVGAMRSCGGAPAEATIENVRAALDDDPNAGDYYPESRGYATDSPEEAGMPFLGPHAVTVPGTARGWEATVEELGELTLADALDPAIEYASEGYPVSEIIAGHWTGAEELFTDEHAREAYLEDGRAPKVGEMMRLPRLGESMRKIAEEGADAVYEGEIAEQIAGEIRDKGGFMTVDDLADFEPEFLDPVSTTYNGAEIYELPPNNQGLIALEALNVAEEVGAGDRPLDSPERIHYFAEAMKRAFHDGHRYITDPEYEDIPPLGSKDWASERAADIGETADTDVSFGVPDSHAEDADTVLLTVADAEGNLVSFINSRFAGFGSGLVAGDTGIALQNRGASFSLDPDHPNSLEPGKRPFHTLIPGLARFDEGDWAAFGVMGGYMQPQGHVQVVSNIVDYDLPLQAALDRPRWRYRESGELAVEGRLDGAVQSKLARKGHDVRVLPPVMFGGAQVTRVEGLDGDDPVISGATEPRKDGNATGF